One Natrinema longum genomic window carries:
- the glpB gene encoding glycerol-3-phosphate dehydrogenase subunit GlpB, producing MAIEDDVLVIGGGLAGTTAALAAAQRDVQVRLVSAKQSTLRHASGLIDVLGYTPDGDGPLVDPFAALEELPDGHPYERVGGEAVREALAFFDGVAGEAYAGSHTDANALVPTHGGTVKPTARYPVATAAGLASDDRDTVLVGFETLPDFEAPLAASHLEAAGAPFAARGVTVRFPGIVRDDAKITRYAHLLDRDEAVATATGESTAREALAETVRGHLEDETRVGFPAILGDDHADEVRADLADRLGVDVFEVPMGPPSLPGMRLEDMLYDALEDAGVRVTTGVPVVDYESAVDGTDADGSERIDRVVVDRNGADVPHRADQYVLATGGLVGKGVESERQRVFEPIFDCHVPHPTDRYDWFVDDVFGEHPYAQFGLPVDRELRPLDADDEPEFSNLRAAGAVLGGYDFAAEKSGSGVSLATGYVAGQRAGTEAGR from the coding sequence CGGTGGCCTCGCCGGTACGACTGCCGCGCTCGCCGCGGCACAGCGGGACGTTCAGGTACGACTCGTCTCCGCCAAGCAGAGCACGCTCCGTCACGCCAGCGGGTTGATCGACGTGCTGGGATACACGCCGGACGGCGACGGCCCGCTCGTCGACCCGTTCGCGGCGCTCGAGGAGCTCCCCGATGGGCACCCCTACGAGCGCGTGGGGGGCGAGGCGGTCCGCGAGGCCCTCGCTTTCTTCGACGGGGTCGCGGGCGAGGCCTACGCCGGGTCGCACACGGACGCGAACGCGCTCGTGCCGACCCACGGCGGGACGGTCAAACCGACCGCCAGATATCCGGTCGCGACTGCCGCCGGCCTCGCGAGCGACGACCGCGATACCGTACTCGTCGGCTTCGAGACGCTGCCGGACTTCGAGGCCCCGCTGGCGGCATCGCATCTCGAGGCCGCGGGCGCACCCTTCGCGGCCCGCGGCGTGACCGTTCGCTTCCCGGGAATCGTCCGGGACGACGCGAAGATCACGCGCTACGCACACCTGCTCGACCGCGACGAGGCCGTGGCGACGGCGACGGGCGAGTCCACGGCCCGTGAGGCCCTCGCCGAGACCGTCCGCGGGCATCTCGAGGACGAAACCCGCGTCGGCTTCCCCGCGATCCTCGGGGACGACCACGCCGACGAGGTCAGGGCCGACCTCGCGGACCGACTCGGCGTCGACGTCTTCGAGGTTCCGATGGGGCCGCCGAGTCTCCCCGGAATGCGACTCGAAGACATGCTCTACGACGCGCTCGAGGACGCGGGCGTCCGCGTGACGACGGGTGTCCCCGTGGTCGACTACGAGAGCGCGGTCGACGGGACGGACGCGGACGGCTCCGAACGGATCGACCGCGTCGTCGTCGACCGCAACGGTGCCGACGTTCCCCACCGTGCCGACCAGTACGTGCTCGCGACGGGCGGACTCGTCGGCAAGGGCGTCGAATCGGAGCGCCAGCGGGTGTTCGAACCGATCTTCGACTGCCACGTCCCCCACCCGACGGACCGCTACGACTGGTTCGTCGACGACGTCTTCGGCGAGCACCCCTACGCACAGTTCGGTCTTCCCGTCGACCGCGAACTCAGACCGCTCGACGCCGACGACGAACCCGAGTTTTCGAACCTGCGTGCGGCTGGTGCGGTGCTTGGCGGCTACGACTTCGCCGCGGAGAAATCCGGCTCGGGCGTCTCGCTCGCGACGGGCTACGTCGCGGGCCAGCGTGCCGGCACGGAGGCCGGGCGATGA
- a CDS encoding anaerobic glycerol-3-phosphate dehydrogenase subunit C, with amino-acid sequence MSDAEQPTDDGAPGDDEFEPIQVFPEAEEMDLRPGADDCYKCSTCDTNCPVAEVDDEFPGPKFQGPEQWRLKRQDDQDIDDSVMKCSNCMRCDSACPSDVPLSQMHNTARGEYVEEQMNKFSREYVRNRILANYRRLAPLGSMFPRTTNFVMGLSATQWLGEKVLGIAGEREFPEFATETFREWWTARGGAQVQSEDKRIAYFHGCYSNYNTPEVGKALVRVYEHLGYEIMVPDQHCSGTPMFANGMLEDARRSAETNVRELAAAIEDGADIVASCSSCSMSLRQEYPELFDFDGTEDVAANTWDAVEYLRVHEDLEGELEGTSVGDEFDDFAYHAPCHARNQGLDGQTTELLAAIDGVDAHDVGDSCSGISGTYGWKAENYETSMEIGSEMFDHMEASEAKTGLTECPTCSMQMEHGTGYEITHTLEVLEAALVGTETAPQ; translated from the coding sequence ATGAGTGATGCAGAACAGCCGACCGACGATGGTGCACCGGGCGACGACGAGTTCGAGCCGATTCAGGTCTTTCCGGAGGCCGAAGAGATGGATCTCCGGCCGGGTGCGGACGACTGCTACAAGTGCTCGACCTGCGACACCAACTGTCCAGTCGCCGAGGTCGACGACGAGTTCCCCGGTCCGAAGTTCCAGGGACCCGAGCAGTGGCGACTCAAACGCCAGGACGACCAGGACATCGACGACTCGGTGATGAAGTGCTCGAACTGCATGCGCTGTGACAGTGCCTGTCCCTCCGATGTGCCCCTCTCACAGATGCACAACACCGCTCGAGGGGAGTACGTCGAGGAACAGATGAACAAATTCTCGCGGGAGTACGTCCGCAACCGGATCCTCGCGAACTACCGCCGGCTCGCGCCGCTGGGATCGATGTTCCCACGGACGACGAACTTCGTGATGGGCCTCTCCGCGACGCAGTGGCTGGGCGAAAAAGTACTCGGGATCGCGGGCGAACGGGAGTTCCCCGAGTTTGCGACGGAGACGTTCCGCGAGTGGTGGACGGCACGCGGCGGCGCACAGGTCCAGAGCGAGGACAAGCGGATCGCCTACTTCCACGGCTGTTACTCGAACTACAACACGCCCGAGGTGGGGAAAGCGCTGGTCCGCGTCTACGAACACCTCGGCTACGAGATCATGGTCCCCGATCAGCACTGTTCGGGGACGCCGATGTTCGCCAACGGCATGCTCGAGGACGCGCGCCGGTCGGCGGAGACGAACGTCCGGGAACTCGCCGCGGCCATCGAGGACGGCGCGGACATCGTCGCCTCCTGTAGTTCGTGTTCGATGTCGCTTCGCCAGGAGTATCCCGAACTGTTCGACTTCGACGGGACCGAAGACGTCGCGGCAAACACCTGGGACGCCGTCGAGTACCTGCGTGTCCACGAGGACCTCGAAGGCGAACTCGAGGGAACGTCGGTCGGCGACGAGTTCGACGACTTCGCCTACCACGCGCCGTGTCACGCCCGAAATCAGGGACTCGACGGCCAGACGACGGAGCTACTGGCCGCCATCGACGGCGTCGACGCCCACGACGTCGGTGACTCCTGTTCTGGCATTTCCGGCACCTACGGCTGGAAGGCGGAGAATTACGAAACCTCCATGGAAATCGGGTCGGAAATGTTCGACCACATGGAAGCGTCAGAGGCGAAAACCGGACTCACGGAGTGTCCAACCTGCTCGATGCAGATGGAACACGGAACGGGCTACGAAATCACCCACACCCTCGAGGTGCTCGAGGCGGCCCTCGTCGGGACGGAGACGGCTCCCCAGTAA
- a CDS encoding Cdc6/Cdc18 family protein, which yields MDLQERIARRRSARQGRQVVVDRDQLSPAVHRPEPVGRGPVLEQLLDALEPIFEGELPPPVAVVGPPGSGTSAVVTALFDALNVQFSGSNRAIATTTRGGDTGPATWFVAVDGRQVESPFAFYRAVLAALSNDHVPESGVGTDELLDRLSDRLARVDHHAIVAIDHHDEPETLGTDRVRELLAPVEDSVATVAVGQHEPDDHRGPTVTVPAYRDHELVDVVTERASTGLAAGALDHDAVRGLATWADGNAHDALAALFGAAVLASGDDTERIEHRHLERARNDVPDDGVHVGRPLALSVTRQRVLLALIELGVSDLPIRDIAASIADRSSLTAGTVKRFLYELADRGIVERVPVPTGDTGSGRQPSTVEPRFPTIAFRSLSQTGTQSP from the coding sequence ATGGACTTACAGGAGCGAATCGCTCGCCGGCGATCGGCACGGCAGGGTCGGCAGGTCGTCGTCGACCGCGACCAGCTCAGTCCCGCCGTCCACCGCCCCGAACCGGTCGGTCGCGGTCCCGTCCTGGAACAATTGCTCGATGCGCTCGAGCCGATCTTCGAGGGCGAGTTACCGCCGCCGGTCGCGGTGGTCGGCCCGCCGGGGTCGGGGACCTCGGCCGTGGTGACTGCGCTGTTCGACGCGTTGAACGTGCAGTTCAGCGGTTCGAATCGCGCGATCGCGACGACGACGCGAGGTGGCGACACCGGACCCGCGACGTGGTTCGTCGCCGTCGACGGTCGCCAGGTCGAGAGCCCGTTCGCGTTCTACCGAGCCGTGTTGGCGGCGCTCTCGAACGACCACGTCCCCGAGAGCGGTGTCGGGACCGACGAACTGCTCGATCGCCTGTCCGATCGGCTCGCCCGCGTCGATCACCACGCGATCGTCGCGATCGATCACCACGACGAGCCCGAAACCCTCGGCACCGATCGGGTCCGCGAGTTGCTGGCCCCGGTCGAGGACTCCGTCGCGACCGTCGCAGTCGGCCAACACGAACCCGACGACCATCGAGGACCGACCGTCACCGTCCCCGCCTACCGCGATCACGAACTCGTCGATGTCGTCACCGAACGCGCCTCGACGGGGCTCGCCGCGGGGGCGCTCGATCACGACGCCGTTCGCGGGCTCGCCACGTGGGCGGACGGGAACGCACACGACGCGCTCGCGGCCCTGTTCGGCGCTGCCGTCCTCGCCAGCGGGGACGACACGGAGCGGATCGAACACCGTCACCTCGAGCGAGCACGAAACGACGTTCCCGACGACGGTGTCCACGTCGGCCGTCCGCTCGCGCTCTCGGTGACCCGCCAGCGGGTCCTCCTGGCGCTCATCGAGCTCGGGGTATCGGATCTCCCGATCCGTGACATCGCAGCGTCGATCGCCGATCGATCGTCGCTGACCGCCGGCACGGTCAAACGGTTCCTGTACGAACTCGCGGATCGGGGTATCGTCGAGCGGGTTCCGGTACCGACGGGCGACACCGGCAGCGGTCGACAGCCCAGTACCGTCGAGCCGCGGTTCCCGACGATCGCGTTCCGGTCGTTGAGTCAAACCGGAACGCAGTCGCCCTGA
- a CDS encoding DUF7503 family protein, whose amino-acid sequence MSAKDSMKDYLAQHPRMIGALFTLFVLLSQAGSVAAGSTSQIGP is encoded by the coding sequence ATGTCCGCGAAAGACAGCATGAAGGATTACCTCGCACAGCACCCACGAATGATCGGCGCCCTGTTCACCCTGTTCGTCCTGCTTAGTCAGGCCGGCTCGGTGGCAGCAGGAAGCACGTCCCAGATCGGACCGTAA
- a CDS encoding DUF368 domain-containing protein → MRKFLTVYCKGFAMGSADVVPGVSGATIALIVGIYDRLIRAITAIDPRSFRPAVRVHEPTGREALRTELERIDATFLVALGLGIGTAIVAFSELMHTAVTEYPVPTYGFFSGLIGASAIVLYGEIEQWTRRRVGVSAAGIVVAAAVTGLTQTTVSHGPAMIVLAGGVAICAMLLPGVSGAFFLLILGQYEYMTGVPSAFIDALVGLFDGNGLAPVVEAGTVIALFGLGVLVGLFTMAHAVRRALEAYRAATLAFLVSLMVGALRLPVTEVMTNLGTGPLERPLVAVATAVVGVGAVLLVDHTTAGLEYETGDT, encoded by the coding sequence ATGCGGAAGTTTCTCACGGTGTATTGCAAGGGGTTCGCGATGGGATCGGCCGACGTCGTCCCAGGGGTCTCGGGAGCGACGATCGCACTGATCGTCGGCATCTACGATCGGCTGATTCGGGCGATTACGGCGATCGACCCCCGTTCGTTCCGACCAGCGGTGCGCGTCCACGAGCCGACAGGGCGGGAGGCGCTGCGGACGGAACTCGAGCGGATCGACGCGACGTTTCTGGTGGCACTTGGACTGGGGATCGGGACCGCCATCGTCGCCTTTTCGGAGCTAATGCATACCGCAGTGACCGAGTACCCGGTTCCGACCTATGGCTTCTTTTCGGGATTGATCGGCGCGTCGGCGATCGTGTTGTACGGTGAGATCGAGCAGTGGACGCGCCGCCGTGTCGGCGTCTCGGCCGCGGGGATCGTCGTCGCCGCCGCCGTGACGGGGCTCACCCAGACCACCGTCTCACACGGGCCGGCAATGATCGTGTTGGCGGGAGGGGTTGCGATCTGTGCGATGCTCCTGCCGGGGGTTTCGGGCGCGTTCTTCCTGTTGATACTCGGTCAGTACGAGTACATGACGGGAGTGCCGAGTGCGTTCATCGATGCGCTGGTCGGGCTGTTCGACGGCAACGGGCTCGCGCCCGTCGTCGAGGCTGGAACGGTCATCGCGCTCTTCGGGCTCGGTGTGCTCGTCGGATTGTTCACGATGGCACACGCCGTTCGGCGCGCCCTCGAGGCGTACCGGGCCGCGACGCTCGCCTTCCTGGTGAGTTTGATGGTGGGTGCGTTGCGGCTCCCGGTCACGGAGGTCATGACGAACCTCGGGACGGGACCGCTGGAACGGCCTCTGGTCGCCGTTGCCACGGCCGTCGTCGGTGTCGGTGCCGTGTTGCTGGTCGATCACACCACCGCCGGCCTCGAGTACGAGACCGGCGACACGTAG
- a CDS encoding oligosaccharyl transferase, archaeosortase A system-associated produces MSTDTEHVEDGTETSILETWREWYHLPVLGVVMLFMVWLRTQAYGRFITDDGTPALAGIDSWYQWRTISWTAENYPRTMPYEVWTGFPSGNYVGQFGTLFDQLIVTAAMIVGLGDPSTETLYAVSLLAIPVMAALVAIPVFYAGRRLGGTIGGIVAVLVLALAKGQFLARSTVGQLDHHVGEVLFMAIAVLAMMVALTVAEREKPIYELVVDGDWDALRTPALYSGLAGLALTLYIWVWPSAVLLIGIFGVFFTVQLCLDYLRGISPDHVAFVGAVSLGVTAVLTALLIERPGSTSSTSFGLLQPLTALLVAAGCVFMAWLARQWNDRDLERAYYPVAVGGLIGAALLVMWLVLPGLFDTIIGNATRRMLPFGGATTDLTIQEATPPEDFFGSVFREFGSAFYTMLAGLAFLAIRPLFDRKLRAEHTLIIVWSLFLISMAATQVRFSYYLLLAVAIVNAAFVAELVRLFDLDLTGSLESLRQVETYQVIVVVLVVLLLFAPLLPPLATATAWSTAENTEPHGSATTWEESNHWLAENTPAPGNYGEPNNADQLDYHGAYSPGDGDYEYPDGSYGVMSWWDYGHLITTQSERIPHSNPFQQNARSSSAYLTAGSEERAELILDGIAAGGSVADKSDAELESLVDGNETDEEIRYVMIDDQMAGGKFSAITRWSGPEYRSYVGNEQYQVGNNTRELPSMNSNYDNTTMASLYLDDATGMEQYRLVHESDEYAIVGSMMVRGTPYPRNSLQLTSSGWNNQTQGIQRQLAAARSNDAVTQLSGIQLWDAHVTSSVKTFERVEGATITGSIDDTSGIDAANATVGTSVELQADTGRTFTYTQQTELAEDGSFEVTVPYATNDALGVDDGHTNSSVEALGNYSVGAVVPGDDGAVQYRGETSVPETAVVNGDTVDVELSELETQEPTEGNETTGNETTGTDETTESSDSESTTDGATTTETAESITPAAVEPAH; encoded by the coding sequence ATGAGTACCGACACAGAACACGTCGAGGACGGGACCGAAACCTCCATCCTCGAGACGTGGCGGGAATGGTATCATCTCCCCGTTCTCGGGGTCGTGATGCTGTTTATGGTCTGGTTGCGAACCCAGGCGTACGGGCGGTTCATCACCGACGACGGCACGCCCGCGCTGGCCGGGATCGACTCGTGGTATCAGTGGCGAACGATCAGCTGGACGGCCGAGAACTATCCACGGACGATGCCCTACGAGGTCTGGACGGGATTCCCGTCCGGAAACTACGTGGGGCAGTTCGGGACGTTGTTCGACCAGCTCATCGTCACCGCGGCGATGATCGTCGGGCTCGGCGATCCGTCCACCGAGACGCTGTACGCCGTTTCTCTGCTCGCGATTCCGGTGATGGCCGCACTCGTGGCGATCCCGGTCTTTTATGCCGGTCGCCGGCTCGGCGGGACGATCGGCGGCATCGTCGCCGTACTCGTCCTCGCGCTCGCGAAGGGACAGTTCCTCGCACGTTCGACGGTCGGACAGCTCGACCACCACGTCGGTGAGGTCCTGTTCATGGCGATCGCCGTCCTCGCGATGATGGTCGCGCTCACCGTGGCGGAACGCGAAAAGCCGATCTACGAACTGGTCGTCGACGGGGACTGGGACGCGCTCCGGACACCCGCCCTCTACAGCGGGCTCGCCGGCCTCGCGCTCACGCTGTACATCTGGGTCTGGCCGTCCGCGGTCCTGCTGATCGGTATCTTCGGCGTCTTCTTCACCGTACAGCTCTGTCTCGATTACCTCCGCGGGATCTCGCCGGATCACGTCGCCTTCGTCGGCGCGGTGAGTCTCGGCGTGACCGCCGTCCTGACGGCACTGTTGATAGAGCGACCCGGTAGTACGAGTTCGACGAGCTTCGGCCTCCTCCAGCCGCTGACGGCCCTTCTCGTCGCCGCTGGCTGTGTCTTCATGGCATGGCTGGCCCGCCAGTGGAACGACCGCGACCTCGAGCGCGCGTACTATCCTGTCGCCGTCGGTGGACTCATCGGCGCAGCGTTGCTGGTGATGTGGCTCGTCCTTCCGGGACTGTTCGACACCATCATCGGAAACGCGACCCGCCGTATGCTCCCGTTCGGTGGAGCGACGACCGACCTCACGATCCAGGAAGCAACGCCACCCGAGGACTTCTTCGGGAGCGTCTTCCGGGAGTTCGGCAGCGCGTTCTATACGATGCTCGCCGGCCTCGCATTCCTCGCGATCCGGCCGCTGTTCGACCGGAAATTACGTGCCGAGCACACCCTGATCATCGTCTGGTCGCTGTTCTTGATCAGCATGGCGGCGACACAGGTTCGCTTCTCGTACTACCTCCTGCTCGCCGTCGCAATCGTCAACGCTGCGTTCGTCGCGGAACTCGTCAGGCTCTTCGATCTGGATCTCACCGGGAGCCTCGAGTCGCTCCGACAGGTCGAAACCTATCAGGTCATCGTCGTCGTCTTAGTCGTGCTCCTCCTGTTCGCACCGTTGTTGCCACCGCTGGCCACGGCGACTGCATGGAGCACTGCCGAGAACACCGAACCGCATGGAAGCGCCACGACCTGGGAGGAGTCGAATCACTGGCTCGCGGAGAACACCCCTGCTCCGGGCAACTACGGCGAGCCGAACAACGCCGATCAACTCGATTACCACGGCGCGTACAGCCCTGGAGACGGTGATTACGAGTATCCGGACGGGTCCTACGGCGTGATGTCGTGGTGGGACTACGGCCACCTGATAACCACGCAGAGCGAACGGATCCCCCACTCGAACCCGTTCCAGCAGAACGCACGATCGTCGTCGGCGTACTTGACTGCGGGCTCCGAGGAACGAGCGGAACTGATCCTCGATGGGATCGCCGCTGGCGGCTCCGTCGCCGACAAATCCGACGCGGAACTCGAGAGCCTCGTCGACGGCAACGAGACCGACGAGGAGATCCGCTACGTGATGATCGACGATCAGATGGCCGGCGGGAAGTTCAGTGCGATTACCCGATGGTCCGGCCCCGAGTACAGGTCGTACGTCGGGAATGAACAGTACCAGGTCGGCAACAACACGAGGGAGTTGCCGAGCATGAACAGCAACTACGACAATACGACGATGGCGTCGCTGTATCTCGATGACGCCACGGGAATGGAACAGTACCGACTCGTCCACGAGAGCGACGAGTACGCGATCGTCGGGAGTATGATGGTACGTGGGACCCCGTACCCGCGGAATTCGCTGCAGCTCACGAGCTCGGGATGGAACAATCAAACGCAGGGGATCCAGCGGCAACTCGCGGCGGCCCGCAGTAACGATGCAGTCACACAGCTGTCCGGTATCCAGCTGTGGGACGCTCACGTTACGTCGTCGGTGAAGACCTTCGAGCGCGTCGAGGGAGCGACGATTACCGGGAGCATCGACGACACGAGCGGGATCGACGCCGCCAACGCGACGGTCGGGACCTCGGTCGAACTCCAGGCCGATACCGGTCGAACGTTCACGTACACACAGCAGACGGAGCTCGCCGAGGACGGTAGCTTCGAGGTGACCGTTCCGTACGCGACCAACGACGCACTCGGCGTCGACGACGGCCACACCAACAGCAGCGTCGAAGCGCTCGGTAATTACAGCGTCGGCGCTGTGGTGCCTGGCGACGATGGCGCTGTCCAGTATCGTGGCGAGACGAGCGTGCCCGAGACCGCCGTCGTCAACGGTGACACAGTCGATGTCGAGCTTTCGGAACTCGAGACGCAGGAGCCAACGGAAGGCAACGAAACGACCGGCAACGAAACCACCGGGACCGACGAGACCACGGAATCGAGCGACTCCGAGTCGACGACCGACGGTGCGACTACCACCGAAACGGCTGAATCGATCACACCCGCCGCAGTCGAACCAGCACACTAA
- the aglG gene encoding glucosyl-dolichyl phosphate glucuronosyltransferase, translating to MKVSVVICTYAMERYDVFSECVDSVLAQTYDPLEIVLVVDGNEPVFERVQEDYGDLDDVVLHCNEENQGISYSRTRGAKIATGDVVAFIDDDAVAEPDWIAELARVYDETDAIAVGGHVAPDWVTDKPDFFPEEFYWLVGCDERGMGEHMEELRNTYGSNISFRRDVFLNVGGYDENTGRKGDRHIQAHEAPICIRMANEYGKGVIYNTDAVVHHKLFDYRGDFQWLVFRSFWQGYSKRIMDLLLPEASGDKNEYLGQLMLEFVPDRLSSLVGKPSMPQVKQLVTIFVFTAAVGFGYLYGLIDVDRSRLIAGRDTGVGN from the coding sequence ATGAAGGTCTCCGTCGTCATTTGTACCTACGCGATGGAACGCTACGACGTCTTCTCGGAGTGTGTCGATAGCGTCCTCGCCCAGACGTACGACCCACTCGAGATCGTTCTCGTCGTCGACGGCAACGAGCCGGTCTTCGAGCGCGTCCAGGAGGATTACGGCGACCTCGACGACGTCGTCCTCCACTGTAACGAGGAGAATCAGGGGATTTCCTACAGTCGAACTCGCGGGGCGAAGATCGCGACGGGGGACGTGGTCGCGTTCATCGACGACGACGCTGTCGCCGAGCCCGACTGGATCGCTGAACTGGCTCGGGTCTACGACGAGACGGACGCGATCGCGGTCGGCGGCCACGTCGCGCCCGACTGGGTCACCGACAAACCCGATTTCTTCCCCGAAGAGTTCTACTGGCTCGTCGGGTGTGACGAGCGCGGAATGGGCGAGCACATGGAGGAGTTACGGAACACGTACGGTTCGAACATCTCGTTCCGGCGGGACGTGTTCCTGAACGTCGGCGGCTACGACGAGAATACGGGCCGAAAGGGCGATCGACATATCCAGGCCCACGAAGCGCCCATCTGTATTCGAATGGCAAACGAGTACGGGAAGGGCGTGATCTACAACACCGACGCGGTGGTCCACCACAAGCTGTTCGACTACCGTGGCGACTTCCAGTGGCTCGTGTTTCGGTCCTTCTGGCAGGGGTATTCCAAGCGGATCATGGATCTGCTCTTACCGGAGGCCTCGGGGGACAAGAACGAGTACTTGGGTCAGCTCATGCTCGAGTTCGTTCCGGACCGGCTCTCGTCTCTCGTTGGAAAGCCGTCGATGCCACAGGTGAAACAGCTCGTGACGATCTTCGTCTTTACCGCGGCGGTCGGCTTTGGCTACCTCTATGGACTGATTGATGTCGATCGCTCGCGATTGATAGCCGGTCGGGACACTGGTGTCGGTAACTGA
- a CDS encoding SDR family oxidoreductase has product MKILVTGGAGFIGGHLAEQFVRDGHDVVVLDSLEPFYDIGIKERNVEVAREAAATGDGHYTFLEGSITDEDLVTDAISDVEFVFHQAAQAGVHASVENPEKTTRINVEGTFTVLEAARAAGVNRFVNASSSSVYGKPEYLPYDEDHPTTPVSPYGASKVATEQYVRVYNEVYGLPTVSLRYFTVYGPRMRPNMAFTNFVSRCFHDEPPVIFGDGSQTRDFTYIDDIVDANKRLLETDAADGEVMNVGSTDRITIDELAHVIRDEIDPSIGIEYADPRDGDAQHTHSDVSKARRVIGYEPTVSIEEGTRKFIGWYRENEDWYDPLVRRS; this is encoded by the coding sequence ATGAAAATCCTGGTTACCGGAGGCGCAGGGTTCATCGGGGGCCATCTTGCCGAGCAGTTCGTTCGCGATGGACACGATGTCGTCGTTCTCGACTCTCTGGAACCGTTCTACGATATCGGTATCAAGGAACGCAACGTCGAAGTCGCCAGAGAAGCCGCGGCGACAGGAGACGGTCACTACACCTTTCTCGAGGGGAGCATCACGGACGAAGACCTCGTAACGGACGCTATCTCTGATGTCGAATTCGTCTTCCATCAAGCCGCCCAAGCGGGAGTACACGCGAGTGTCGAAAACCCAGAAAAGACGACCCGGATAAACGTCGAAGGGACGTTTACTGTGCTTGAAGCGGCTCGAGCCGCCGGTGTGAATCGATTCGTAAACGCAAGTTCCTCTTCAGTGTACGGCAAGCCCGAGTATCTACCCTATGACGAGGATCATCCGACGACGCCCGTAAGCCCCTATGGGGCCTCCAAAGTCGCTACCGAACAGTACGTCCGCGTCTATAATGAGGTGTACGGACTTCCGACTGTCTCACTACGGTACTTTACGGTGTATGGCCCACGAATGCGACCAAATATGGCCTTCACGAACTTCGTTTCGCGGTGTTTCCACGACGAACCGCCTGTCATCTTCGGTGACGGATCACAGACGCGGGACTTTACTTACATTGACGACATCGTCGATGCGAACAAGCGATTGCTCGAGACCGACGCTGCCGACGGCGAGGTGATGAACGTCGGATCGACGGATCGAATTACGATCGATGAACTCGCCCACGTCATTCGGGACGAAATCGACCCGTCGATCGGGATCGAGTACGCCGACCCACGGGATGGCGATGCCCAGCATACGCACTCCGACGTGTCGAAAGCACGACGAGTGATCGGATACGAGCCCACCGTCTCGATCGAGGAGGGCACGAGGAAGTTCATCGGGTGGTACCGAGAGAACGAGGACTGGTACGATCCACTGGTTCGACGGTCGTGA
- a CDS encoding glycosyltransferase, with translation MTADDSLRVLHLVTAREIFFDQQIEVLQKKGIDCTVCVVPGAEQIDGDMGGRRGMKEYLQYFPRVRRELRRGDYDLVHANYGLTAPYAVTQFQLPVVLTLWGSDVVGFDGLVTKACAWQCDAVTVRSQEMRELLGRDDAHIIPSGVDLERFKPIDSRVAREEVGWSTDRTHVLFPYSPDYERKNYPLAERVVERTRKRVDSEIELQTISGISHEEVPLYMNAADVLLLTSEHEGSPNTVKEALACNLPVVSTDVGDVRSRLRNVSPSGVGETEDELVAQLVSVLDADTPSNGREAVREVSWDRIGDRLKEIYARTIDSA, from the coding sequence ATGACAGCCGACGACAGCCTTCGGGTTCTCCATCTAGTCACTGCGAGGGAGATCTTTTTCGACCAACAGATCGAAGTTCTCCAGAAAAAAGGCATCGACTGTACGGTGTGTGTCGTTCCAGGAGCCGAACAGATCGACGGTGACATGGGTGGGCGTCGCGGCATGAAAGAGTATCTCCAATACTTCCCTCGCGTCCGTCGGGAGTTGCGTCGTGGGGACTACGACCTCGTACACGCGAACTACGGGCTCACTGCACCGTATGCAGTTACACAGTTTCAACTCCCCGTCGTGTTGACGCTGTGGGGATCGGACGTTGTCGGATTTGATGGACTGGTGACGAAGGCGTGTGCGTGGCAGTGTGATGCCGTGACAGTTCGAAGTCAAGAGATGCGCGAACTGCTAGGGCGTGACGACGCACACATCATCCCCAGTGGGGTCGATCTCGAGCGATTCAAACCGATCGACAGCCGTGTGGCGCGTGAGGAGGTCGGCTGGAGTACCGACCGGACGCACGTTCTCTTCCCCTACTCACCCGACTACGAACGGAAAAACTATCCACTGGCAGAGCGCGTCGTCGAGCGAACCCGAAAACGGGTCGATAGTGAGATCGAACTCCAGACGATATCCGGTATCAGTCACGAGGAAGTGCCACTGTATATGAACGCTGCCGACGTGCTCTTGCTCACTTCGGAGCACGAGGGATCACCGAATACCGTGAAGGAAGCACTGGCGTGTAACCTCCCCGTCGTCTCGACGGACGTCGGTGACGTTCGGTCACGGCTCCGAAACGTCTCCCCGTCCGGTGTCGGTGAGACGGAAGACGAACTGGTCGCACAACTGGTCTCGGTACTCGATGCGGACACGCCCTCGAACGGTCGTGAAGCCGTCCGGGAGGTCAGCTGGGACCGGATCGGGGATCGCCTCAAAGAGATCTACGCTCGAACGATCGACTCGGCCTAG